A stretch of DNA from Falco biarmicus isolate bFalBia1 chromosome 6, bFalBia1.pri, whole genome shotgun sequence:
TGCAGATACCAAGTGCTCCTGTGGTGGTAAAGAGTTTTTGTCAGCATCATTTGAGATACAGCCTAGAAACCTGTAAGCAACACAGAAGAGAGATTTGAAAATCGTGGCCAGATAGGACAAGGTAGGGAAGTTCACCTTCGCAGCACCCATAAAGACTTTCTGCAAGCCCTACAGCAACTGGAAATCTCATCCAGAGAAAGCTGGGACTGACGTCTTCCAGCTTACCAGGGATGTATTAGCCATAGCCAAAGCGAGATCTTCAGGGTGTCTAGTACCTTTCTTTTCAACATCACCACAGGCTGGGAATCCCTGTGACCCAAACTCTAACACCAGGGAAGAGGGTTAAAGAATCGCAGTCCTACAAAATcgcagcaaaaccagaagcaagACATCTAAAGAGCACATCGAACCATATTGTGTGATGCCACTTTAGCCTAAGTAGGCCTTTGCTTTCCGAGTGAGGTCTGCAGACACCAAATGCCCCCCAAACCACTCCAAAGACGAAACCCCAACACGTAAAACATAAACTGCATGCAACAATTTTCAGGCTGAAAGTCTCCGTCCCTGCACAGGAGGAACCCGAGACAGCCCAGGAGGGCAGCGCAGGAAGCgccaccgccaccaccacctAAAAGGAGAAGCACGAAGCCTTTTTGAGCGACGCAGCGAAGTCAGCCCCTCGCCCGGCGGCCCTGCCGCAGCCGCCGCGGCCCCTCCGCGGTTGCTGGAGCCTGGGACCTTCCGAAGGAAGGGGCCAGAAGCACCCTTGCccctggcccctgccccagccgcgGCCGGGAACCGCCGGCAAGCCGCGGCAGCTCCGCCGACAGCAAGCCAGGCCACGCAGCCGGCCGGAAAGAAGCGGCGAAAACGCTGACCCCCGCGGGCCGGGGCCCCGGCCTCACCCGCGCTCTCCACCCCCCCAAGCCGCAGCCaccggcagccccgccgcgctccgAGCCGCGGCGCCGGGGAAGGCCCGGaccccgcggcggcggccgagCCGGCCCTACCTTGGCGCGGCCGCCCGCAGCCACCCGCTGCTGGGAGCCGGGCGCGGGGAAGGCCTGCGGCGGCACGTTCAGCATCCTGCCGGGCCGCGGCCTGcgccccggcgggcgggcggagcGCTCCGGCACAGGGCGcaggcgcggcggcgggcgggggcgggcccgggccggggcgcggTGCGGCAGGGGCCTACCGTTGCCGGCCTACGGCTAGCGGCCCGGCCGCGTCGCCTGGCGGGGGGGTCTCGGTGGAACCCCCCGGGACTAGGCGTCCCTGCTGGCACACCTCGGGGCCTGGGGGtcccggcgcggggcgggggcgggctgCCCCGGGGCAGCGCGGGCGGGCGTTGAGGAGAgcgcgccgcgccccgcgcccggccTCCCCGGGGAGCTGTCTTCCCTGGCACTAAGGCCGGGTTTACCTGCAGGTGTCCCAGCGCCAGGCACGGTGCTCCAGCGTTATCCCGGCGGGCACAGCCGGCCGCTGCCACCCGCGCTGCCAGGGAAGAGCGGCGGCGAGCGGGGCCCGCGCCTCCTGCCGCGTCCCCCGGGAGCGGGCGTGGGGGCAGCcgcgccgggggctgcgggcacgGAGCCAGCCCCGCCCGAGCAGCGCACACCCCCCAGCAtcggccagggctgccccgggcaGAAGCCCTGGCGTTTGAATTAAcgttttgcattttttttttgttgtttgtttttatctttaGAGGGTTTGGCCTGCATGATGATTCATACCAAACTTCAGTTATCAAAACTAAACGCACCATCAAACTGACTCACGTTAGACCTTTTTCCTCATGTCTACTGTACAAGCAAAACTGACAGGTTCCACACTGTATTTATATAGAACAGTGTAGCTCATGTACATCAGAGCACCTGAGTGACACAAGTGAAACcccttctttaaaagcaaaaaccagAGTAAAACTTGGACCCTTCTCTCCATCCGGAAGACAGCTGTATCATTTCTCTTTCCATGTTTGAAACTGTTGTAATAGCTGGCATAACATCGGGGTACTTAGTCTGATGATTCCTTGATACGCTTCCAGAGGGAGCCTACCAAATCACagtaaaaatgctttccttgtGTCCTCCAACCTTTGAGAAAGTCACATAACCACAGAGCCCTTTAAAACAAGGCATCCATGCTCTGCTCctagaatttatattttatatataaatatatataataagacctgaagttaaaaaataccAATGAATACTGTCCCTGCCTATAGCAGGacaggaaaagaacaaaggGAAAAGGCTCAGATGAAATTACAagacatttcagttttattaagaataatttacatacaaataaattatctttaaaaatactataatatatttttataataagtTTAATTTAAGTCTTAGAAATTGCATTGCCCTTTGCTGCAATCAGCAATCTGATTCTGTTCTTGAATCTTGTTCCAGATCATCTTCATCATCTTCGCTATCAGAGTCTTCATAAAAGGAGATTGTAGCTTGGACTGGGAAGTTCTTCAGAAGTGCTTCAGCTTCCTGATATAAATAATCATAGCACCTTGATTTGGGCCAAAATAGTCTGAAACAAGTACACAATAGGTTTGCTTATTGCTATTACATAGTCTGCTTGGAGGCTGACAGAcaagaaacagcagtgaaattCTGTTAAGACAAGCATCCTACAAAGCTCTTCCTCACATGCTCAACTGCTAAACCACTTTCTACatttaaataggaaagaaaatattctccgaattctgtattttcttctgaatatatAAAGATGCACAAAGTGCCAGTTTTGCAGCACAACTACTCTAATCTGAAACTTCCCACTATGGTACCTTGTTAACAGTATTATGTGGGGATCTGATCCAAGTACTGCCCCCATTGGAACTATTCCTGGGGAATATAATGGGCGTCAAACAGGATCCCCAATATACTTTGAGTTCATTTTGTTACTGAATGTCCCCAGCCTAGGTAGTTGTTTACAGTGCCGTGAGACAAATCTCAAAGTGAAGGGAATGATTAAGGCCTGGGGGGAATCAGACCTTGATATTTCACCCATCTTTCCAAGAAGAATCATCTAACAGATTGTGTTGTACCTGgaaattaacataaaaaattGCTGATAATAACACAGCAAGGGCTATCAGCTAGTGACACATTATACTGTAATTACTGTTAATATACTCCACCGTTCCCGTTCCTTTTCATCTAGCATCCTCTTTTGCTTACAGTTTTGAAAGTAGCTGAAGAAACAGACAGTAGAAGCTCCAAGAGCTAAGAGACTAACAACTTGCAACATAATAAAACACTGATTACAGATTGTTTATAATAGAAATACATTAAGAAACAGAACTAGATTGTTTTCTAGAGATTGCAAGTAGTGCTTCCTAGGCTACTGTTTAACTGTACTGTAAAAGAACACTGCTTCTTTTGCAGCACAAAGTAACTGACACTTGCTTTATAACATGTCTCCATTCCCAGTGTTCCCTGCAACATTCTCTAAGAAATTGTAAAGACTGACATCACTGACTGCTCCGGTGCTTTGGCATGAGGGAGTCTGTGCATCAGCCTAGATTTGGGAGAAAGCTGCATCCCGTCTGGAACAACTACCCATGCAATTACTTCAAGCGCCTTGCAACACCTACTAGTACTTCTGAACATAGACTCTCCTGCAGATGCAACCAtagttattttatttgcttttcagaaatgacAGTGCAGGTACTACCATTAGTTTCACCACTAAAACAGTAGCTACACCAGTATTTTCTTCGGCAACGCTGGCTTGGTCAGCCCATGCCCGCTCCTCCTGCCACACTTTTCCATGCCTGCCCCTGCTTCCCTGCACCAGCACACTGGAGGCTCGCACAGCAAAGCAGCCTAGGAGCCACAACCTCCCCAAActccccttccttttttaattctgagCATGGGAATGAGCAGCAAGGTGCTCCAGCCAACACtgccaccacacacacacaaagaaaaacaacaagaaaaaaacccacccaacacaccacaacacaaaacaacaacaaaaaaccacaaacaaacaccCCACCCAACACATTAACAGTGCGATATGCCCAAGTCCCACACCACAGAAGCACTTCAACGTCTCAAAGGTCTGGTAAACCCGCAAGTGGCGGCCCGGTTTGCCCAGGGACCCGCCAGCTCAGCAGCGCTCACTCCGAGGCACTTTCCCACCTACAGACACGTTATGGGTGGGAAcaagcggggcgggggggagcgcggggcccggcggcggcgtTACCTGACGGGGTGCGTGTACTGCGCCAGCTTCCGGGGGGCTCCGGCCGGCCCGCGGGGGCTGTGAGGCTGTGGGGAGAGAGCAGAGGTCAGCCCGCCGGCACGGGCACGGCACACGGCACGGGGGGCCCACCCGAGcagccgccgccccgccggcgcTGCCTGGGCGCTACGGCGGCACTGCCGGCGGCAGGCGCTGCGCCGCGCCGCCCCACTCACCGCCGCGGGGCCGCTCGGCCGGGCCGCCTCGCCCGGCGCGGGCACCCAGGGTCTCCAGAAGGGCGCGGGCCTGCGGGCCGAGGGCAGGGCCGTgagggcagggccgggccgcgccCCGCACCGGGGCGAGCGGGAGAGGGGCGAGCAGCCCCGGGGGGGCAGCGCCGCCgagggcgggcgggggccgccgcGCCCCGTCCTGCCGCCCTCCATCCTCCGCCGGTCGCGGCCGCTCGCCTGGCCCTACCCGCCCCGGGCCCGCAGGCTTTTATAgccggcggcggccgctgcGCGCCACGGCGCCCACCTCCCCCGGCTCATTTGCCAGCGCCATCAGCAAAAAGGCTCCGCGCGAAGGCGCCGCTGTGTAAACACGGGGTGCGGACGCGTGCAAGCCCCAAATGGCcggggggggatgtggcgggTCGGTGTTAATCGCACTTGAGCCGACACATGGCAGCTGCCGGGCGGGGGGCTCCCTGTGGgaacggggcggggggcgcggggcgagGCGAGGGGAGGCAGCCCCGGGGACGTGCCCGGCCGCTCtcccgccccggcggcgggggtcAGGCCGCCCCAAGCGCGGCGTTTCGTTGTTAAACCCCCGTTAGCCGCCCCCTCCGGCGGCACGGCGTGCGGGGAGGCAGAGCCACCGCCGGGCACGGCCCGCGGGCGTAGGGATGCGGGCGGCAGGGACCCCGCGGCGCGCGCGGCACAAGGGCACGTCACCCTGGGGTGGGGGACATAGCGACCTTCCTTAGGGGGGTGCTCGTTTCGGAGCGCGCCACCTCCCAACGCTCTCCGTGCCGTGTTCCCCTCGAGATAAGACTGCTTCCCTAGCATAAtggctggggttttgtttgctggtttttgtttgggggtttttttgtgtgtgtttttggttggttgttggggttttttttgtttattttgttgtttgttgttttctttttaaaggtatttttaccTAGGAGTCGTGCTGCCAGCATCAGATGCTGTTGCTACAGGTGGAAGGTTTCGTGCCAAAGTCATCCGTTTCCACGTTCCCCAGCACCATGGGAGctctttttggtttgggttgtttcgggtttttttctctctcttctttcgGAGATTGCAGTCGCTGATGCATGTGATGGGGATGGAAACAGTGATTGTATATAAGAGTAGTAAACAGTAATAATATCAGCTCTGGGGAGGCTAGGAGGTTGGTGGGATAGAGCTGCCCTAGATGCTGAAGGAGGGCTTCAAACCCACGTAATCTTTTGTCTCTTTAAAGACTCATATTACTGAGGCACCATGAAGACTGAGGCACTGTACtctttgaaataatatttttttccttttttgagcATAGCCATAAGGAGTGTGTCTGCCTCAGCACTGCCCAAGAACACCTGCAGATAGGTTACTGGTGTCTTCTCCACAGGATCTTCAGCACAATCCATTTCACTAAATAGTGTCAGCAGTACCAGttgtaaaaaaatttttacaTGTTAGAAGCTATTTGGGAATGTAATCAGATTAATAGCATT
This window harbors:
- the RIPPLY2 gene encoding LOW QUALITY PROTEIN: protein ripply2 (The sequence of the model RefSeq protein was modified relative to this genomic sequence to represent the inferred CDS: inserted 3 bases in 2 codons), which translates into the protein MSRGRWAXRGAQRPPPAIKACGPGAGRARRAAAXRRRMEGGRTGRGGPRPPSAALPPRGCSPLSRSPRCGARPGPALTALPSARRPAPFWRPWVPAPGEAARPSGPAAPHSPRGPAGAPRKLAQYTHPVRLFWPKSRCYDYLYQEAEALLKNFPVQATISFYEDSDSEDDEDDLEQDSRTESDC